GGGCCTGACCAAAGCCACCGCCCTCGACGGGCGGAAGTACAACATCGCCTGCGGCCAGATCGACATCGGCAACGCGGACACCGCGATGGCCGGCAAGATGAAAACGGGAGTCCCCCAGGCCGACGGCTCCATCGCCATCGAACCCACGATGGACGTCCGCCATGTGGCTGATGCGGTCCTCTACATGGCCAGCCTCCCCCTCGATGCCAACGTGCTGACGCTCACCGTCATGGCCACCGCCATGCCGTTTGTGGGGCGCGGTTAGAACAGAAGGCCGGGCGCCGCGTGAAAGACCCGTAATCGGGCGCCCGTATGAACCGTCTCAAAGTCATCTCAAAAAAATACAACGGCAGCTTCCGGAGCACTTCCGAAGGCTTACACCTCGACGCCGGTGCCGACCACATTTGTGTGCTCGCGCGGCCCGACGAGACGTTTTTCTACCACAGCCACGGTAAGTCGTACACCAACCGAAACGGGATGCTTCAGTACTACTTCACCGACCGGTGGTACAACGTGATGCACATGTGCGACAGCACGGGGTCCGACTGGGCCATGTACATCAACCTCTGCGCGCCGGCCGTGCTGGATGGCGACACCTTGACGTGGGTTGACCTGGACCTCGACTATCTGGTCACGCTGGACGGCGAGGTGAAGTTGCTCGACGAGGAGGAGTTCGCTCAAAACAGTAAACGATGGCGATACCCGAAAGCGATGGTCGACACGGTTCGCGACGTCACGGATAATCTGGCCGGTCTGATCGACGACGCGGCGTTTCCGTTTAACCATATCGAGCAGCGGGAGGCGTACCGTAAATGGATGGCTTCCGATCGAACGGTCCATTCCTAATACAGGCGGGCGTCGGCCGGCGCCAGTACAAGCTGCTCCGACCAGGTGAGTAGTTCCTGCTTCTGGTCAATCGTGCGCGAAAGCGGCAGCTGCGCTACGCCGATGAGCCGGCGCATGATCTCCATGCCGGCGAACCGGGCCACCAGGGTGCGGTCGAATCCGGGACGCGGTGTGTACCCCATCAGGATCACCGTGCGCTCGGCCTCCGAGTAGCCGGCCATGGCCAGGTGGGCCAGGCAGATCCCCACATCGTATTCCGCCGGCCCAAAAAAAGCAAACTCGGGATCGATGATCCGGGGACCCGCCGGCGTGTGCACCCAGCTGCCGGGGTAGAAGTCGCCGTGCAGCAGCCGGTCGCCGTCAGCCAGGTAGCGTTCGCCCAGCGCGTGTACGGCCGCGTCATAGACCTCGTTTTGCTTGAGACGGTCGGCCACGACCTGAAGGCCCGGCGTGATGGCGTCGAGGTCGAGGCCGTTGTCCGGGCGGAGGGGGAAGTCGAACAGGTGGAGGTGGTTGAGCGACCGCATGGCGCGGTTGGCGAGGGTGGGCCGGAGCGTCTCGGGGAACGCCGCGTTGTGCAGCGTCGATAGCCAGCGGAGGAGGGGACGGAGTTCGCCGCAGGGTGCGCGTTCGCCGTTGTAGAGGCGGGTGTAATCGGGCGCCTCACCCAGGTCTTCAAACAGCGCCGCGTGATGGGCGGCGTCGACCCCCAGAAGCCGGGGCATGAGCGCGGCGAGTCGGGGTTGGTCCTGGATGGCCTGATAAAAGGTTACTTCGGAAAGGATGCGCTCTTCGGGCGCGGGTATCGAAGGGTATTTTTCTACCCAGGGTCGGGATTGTTTGACGACCAGCGAGCGGCGGTCCGTCTGTACCCGCGCCACGAAGTTCATGTTGCCCTCGCCGGCCTTAACGATGCGGCGCACCGTCTCGCCCGCGTTGAGCCAGCCGGCGTGGGTCAGGAAGTCGATGAGCGGCTGCGGGGCGTCGAAATCGAAATGGGCGGAGGGCATGATCGGTCGGGTTGGATGTCCAGGATGATAGCAATAGTTGCGACGATCTGCTATCCTGTTACCGAATGACATGTTCTGTAGAGACGCTCCTGCGGAGCGTCTCCGCAACGTTTCCGCCAGCTTGAAGGCCACGGTTTTCGTCGCCGAAATGAGACGCTCCCCAGGAGCGTCTCTACGACTTTCTACCACGCATTTTTGCACGTATACATGCAACTTGTGAACGTCCGTCGCTGCATCATTGCTTTCGTCCTCGCTGTTCTGAGTACCCCGCTTATCGCAGCCGCCCAGGCTGATCTCACTTCTCGCATCGAGGGCCTCCTGATCGGCGGCATCATCGGCGACGCCGCCGGCGGGCCGGACGAGTTTCAGGACCCCGAGCAGAGCGTCTGGACCTCGACCGACGCCGTCCTCACCTCCGAGGGTATCGCCGAGCTCCGTGCCCGCTTCCGCCTCAAGCCCTACACCCGCCGGCCGTACCCGGAGTCCTACGCCCAGTGGCGGGCCGATTCGCCTCCCGGTACCATCACCGACGACTCCCGCTTCAAAATCCTCTTCTTCAACAGCCTCGCCGAAACCGGCCGGCCGGATCGCCTCGCCTTCGCCCGGGCCCTCCTCGCCTGGCGGGCCGACACGCTGGGGGTGTACGGCACGCTCCCCCGCGAGTGGCTGGATGAGTTCGCTTACGCGGCGCGGTGGGAGTTGGGTGAGCGGGACCCGCGCATCGCCCGCCCGCCCGGCCGGCAATGGGGCGGGCTGCCAACGATGGCCGGCCAGATGCCGTTCCTGCCCGTCGCCGCGTTCTATCCCGGCGACCCCGAGGCGGCGTATAAAACGACCTGGGAAATCGACTTCATCGACAATGGGATCGGGTTCGATCTCAACGCCGGCCTCGTCGCAGGCCTTGCCGCCGCGCTGGCGCCGGGAGCCACCTGGGAAAGCGTCGAGGCTGCCATGCGGGACACGGATCCGTACCGGGTGCGCGAAGTGCCGTGGGTGGAGCGCCGGCTGGACCGCTGGCTCGACATCGCCCACGCGGCGGCGCGCGAATCCGAAGGTCGCGCCGCGCGGTTGTTCGCGATCCTCGAACGCGAGCTCGACGCCGAGCAGTGGTGGGAAGCCTGGGTGCCGATGACGGTCGTCTTCGCCTGCGCCGACCTCACCGACCGTGACCCACTCGCGACCCTGCAACTCATCATGGAGTTCGGGCACGACACCGACTCGTACATGCAGGTCGCCGGCGCGCTGTTCGGTGCGTTGCACGGCAAAGAGGTGTTTCCGGAGGATATCCGCGCCACCATCTCGGAACGACTGCTGGCCGACTACGGGGTGTCGGTAGAGGGGTGGATGGAGTTGATCGACGAACACCGCTAGCTCTCGTGAACCTCGCCACTGGGTGCGGCGATATTTTTGAATTTGGATTCCCGTACTTTCATGGACACTCCTTCCAC
This window of the Rhodothermales bacterium genome carries:
- a CDS encoding DUF402 domain-containing protein; the encoded protein is MNRLKVISKKYNGSFRSTSEGLHLDAGADHICVLARPDETFFYHSHGKSYTNRNGMLQYYFTDRWYNVMHMCDSTGSDWAMYINLCAPAVLDGDTLTWVDLDLDYLVTLDGEVKLLDEEEFAQNSKRWRYPKAMVDTVRDVTDNLAGLIDDAAFPFNHIEQREAYRKWMASDRTVHS
- a CDS encoding phosphotransferase, which encodes MPSAHFDFDAPQPLIDFLTHAGWLNAGETVRRIVKAGEGNMNFVARVQTDRRSLVVKQSRPWVEKYPSIPAPEERILSEVTFYQAIQDQPRLAALMPRLLGVDAAHHAALFEDLGEAPDYTRLYNGERAPCGELRPLLRWLSTLHNAAFPETLRPTLANRAMRSLNHLHLFDFPLRPDNGLDLDAITPGLQVVADRLKQNEVYDAAVHALGERYLADGDRLLHGDFYPGSWVHTPAGPRIIDPEFAFFGPAEYDVGICLAHLAMAGYSEAERTVILMGYTPRPGFDRTLVARFAGMEIMRRLIGVAQLPLSRTIDQKQELLTWSEQLVLAPADARLY
- a CDS encoding ADP-ribosylglycohydrolase family protein, which encodes MQLVNVRRCIIAFVLAVLSTPLIAAAQADLTSRIEGLLIGGIIGDAAGGPDEFQDPEQSVWTSTDAVLTSEGIAELRARFRLKPYTRRPYPESYAQWRADSPPGTITDDSRFKILFFNSLAETGRPDRLAFARALLAWRADTLGVYGTLPREWLDEFAYAARWELGERDPRIARPPGRQWGGLPTMAGQMPFLPVAAFYPGDPEAAYKTTWEIDFIDNGIGFDLNAGLVAGLAAALAPGATWESVEAAMRDTDPYRVREVPWVERRLDRWLDIAHAAARESEGRAARLFAILERELDAEQWWEAWVPMTVVFACADLTDRDPLATLQLIMEFGHDTDSYMQVAGALFGALHGKEVFPEDIRATISERLLADYGVSVEGWMELIDEHR